A single window of Microbispora hainanensis DNA harbors:
- the cofD gene encoding 2-phospho-L-lactate transferase has protein sequence MRIVSLAGGIGGARFLRGLKAAAPDSEITVIGNTGDDITLFGLRVCPDLDTVMYTLGGGINEEQGWGRAGETFTVKEELAAYGMEPQWFGLGDRDFATHIIRSQMLAAGYPLSQVTEALCDRWRPGVRLLPMSDDRTETHVVVSDEAGRRAIHFQEWWVRLRASVPAEQIVLVGADEARPAPGVLDAIAAADVVILPPSNPVVSIGTILQIPGIRAALEDKTVVGVSPIIGGAPVRGMADACLTAIGVETSAQAVLELYGSALLDGWLVAEEDKGVALDGVVVEARPLLMSDPEATRDIAAAALTLARSLKS, from the coding sequence ATGCGCATCGTGTCCCTCGCCGGAGGAATCGGCGGCGCCCGGTTCCTCCGAGGTCTCAAGGCGGCGGCCCCCGATTCCGAGATCACCGTGATCGGCAACACCGGCGACGACATCACTCTCTTCGGCCTGCGCGTGTGCCCGGACCTCGACACGGTCATGTACACGCTGGGCGGCGGCATCAACGAGGAACAGGGTTGGGGACGGGCAGGTGAAACGTTCACCGTCAAGGAGGAGCTCGCCGCCTACGGCATGGAACCGCAGTGGTTCGGCCTCGGCGACCGCGACTTCGCCACCCACATCATCCGCAGCCAGATGCTGGCGGCCGGTTATCCGCTCTCGCAGGTGACCGAGGCCCTGTGCGACCGCTGGCGGCCCGGGGTGCGGCTGCTGCCGATGTCCGACGACCGCACCGAGACCCACGTGGTCGTCTCCGACGAGGCGGGCAGGAGGGCCATCCACTTCCAGGAGTGGTGGGTGCGGCTGCGCGCCTCCGTGCCTGCCGAGCAGATCGTGCTCGTCGGCGCGGACGAGGCCCGGCCCGCGCCCGGTGTGCTCGACGCCATCGCGGCGGCGGACGTCGTCATCCTGCCGCCGTCGAACCCGGTCGTGAGCATCGGCACGATCCTCCAGATCCCGGGCATCCGGGCGGCCCTTGAGGACAAGACGGTCGTCGGCGTCTCCCCCATCATCGGCGGCGCGCCGGTGCGCGGCATGGCCGACGCCTGCCTCACGGCGATCGGCGTGGAGACGAGCGCCCAGGCCGTCCTGGAGCTGTACGGCTCCGCGCTGCTCGACGGGTGGCTCGTGGCCGAGGAGGACAAGGGCGTGGCGCTCGACGGCGTGGTGGTGGAGGCCCGCCCGCTCCTGATGAGCGATCCCGAGGCCACGAGGGACATCGCCGCCGCGGCCCTCACCCTGGCCCGGTCGCTGAAGTCCTGA